A genomic window from Hirundo rustica isolate bHirRus1 chromosome 14, bHirRus1.pri.v3, whole genome shotgun sequence includes:
- the GFRA3 gene encoding GDNF family receptor alpha-3 isoform X2, translating into MGPALLLGLLLSRAGDLMALPSSDCVVAEQLCLSDSTCNATYRTLENCALAKTRLLSLDHDSRVRCLNAELDLGNSSLLHCKCHRRMKRQEHCLRIFWTVHSSMTDGYFNLETSPYENPANEEHWKTDYNKLAALVSGSQLAGDATNPCLRATHVCNLSKKCFRLRTDYASICTKGAGSEDVCDRRKCHRGLRNFFEKVPEDFTKRILFCPCQDEFCGERRRKTIVPDCSFQYNTKPNCLWLLDSCLEDHICKSRLADFQQNCQPVDISPDGCSLHNHAACLQAYMGMIGTPMTPNYVSNSSVEVSLWCTCENSGNQKEKCDQILSMFESNKCLENAIWSQMHQKQTALKRQEDLLYSSSLSFQGDSASISLSSAMSQMS; encoded by the exons ATGGGGCCGgcgctgctcctggggctgcttcTCTCCCGAGCCG GAGACCTCATGGCTCTGCCCAGCAGTGACTGTGTCGTGGCGGAGCAGCTGTGCCTCTCTGACTCCACCTGCAATGCCACATACAGGACCCTGGAAAACTGTGCCCTGGCCAAGACTCGCCTCCTTTCACTGGATCACGACAGCAGGGTCAGATGTCTGAATGCAGAGCTTGACCTTGGGAACAGCTCTTTGCTGCACTGCAAGTGTCACCGGCGCATGAAGAGACAGGAGCACTGCTTACGCATTTTCTGGACTGTTCACTCCAGCATGACAGATG GTTATTTCAATTTGGAGACCTCTCCCTATGAGAATCCAGCGAATGAAGAACACTGGAAGACAGATTATAATAAACTGGCAGCTTTGGTATCAG GCTCACAGTTAGCAGGAGATGCAACAAATCCATGTCTGAGAGCAACACACGTCTGTAATCTGAGCAAGAAGTGTTTTCGTCTGCGCACAGACTATGCCTCCATCTGCACCAAGGGAGCAGGAAGTGAGGATGTGTGTGACCGGCGCAAGTGCCACAGAGGGCTAAGGAATTTCTTTGAGAAAGTTCCTGAGGATTTCACCAAAAGGATCCTGTTCTGTCCATGTCAAGATGAATTTTGTGGAGAAAGACGCCGTAAAACTATTGTTCCTGATTGTTCCTTCCAGTATAACACCAAACCAAATTGCCTCTGGCTTTTGGACTCCTGCTTAGAAGACCATATCTGCAA ATCCCGACTGGCTGACTTCCAACAAAATTGTCAACCTGTAGACATATCTCCAGATGGCTGCTCTCTGCACAACCATGCTGCATGCCTGCAGGCTTACATGGGGATGATTG GCACACCCATGACACCCAACTATGTCAGTAACTCCAGTGTGGAGGTCTCCTTGTGGTGTACATGTGAGAACAGCGGCAATCAGAAGGAGAAGTGTGACCAGATACTCAGCATGTTTGAGAGCAACAAATGCCTTG AAAATGCCATTTGGTCTCAAATGCACCAGAAGCAGACAGCTCTAAAAAGACAGGAAGACTTACTTTACTCATCTTCTCTAAGCTTCCAAGGAGACAGTGCCAGCATATCTCTCTCTTCAGCAATGTCCCAG ATGTCATAA
- the GFRA3 gene encoding GDNF family receptor alpha-3 isoform X1: MGPALLLGLLLSRAGDLMALPSSDCVVAEQLCLSDSTCNATYRTLENCALAKTRLLSLDHDSRVRCLNAELDLGNSSLLHCKCHRRMKRQEHCLRIFWTVHSSMTDGYFNLETSPYENPANEEHWKTDYNKLAALVSGSQLAGDATNPCLRATHVCNLSKKCFRLRTDYASICTKGAGSEDVCDRRKCHRGLRNFFEKVPEDFTKRILFCPCQDEFCGERRRKTIVPDCSFQYNTKPNCLWLLDSCLEDHICKSRLADFQQNCQPVDISPDGCSLHNHAACLQAYMGMIGTPMTPNYVSNSSVEVSLWCTCENSGNQKEKCDQILSMFESNKCLENAIWSQMHQKQTALKRQEDLLYSSSLSFQGDSASISLSSAMSQVAEGKTQRDSSKESSMPMASSVYSGAATSWPSLALFLPLLLSPH; this comes from the exons ATGGGGCCGgcgctgctcctggggctgcttcTCTCCCGAGCCG GAGACCTCATGGCTCTGCCCAGCAGTGACTGTGTCGTGGCGGAGCAGCTGTGCCTCTCTGACTCCACCTGCAATGCCACATACAGGACCCTGGAAAACTGTGCCCTGGCCAAGACTCGCCTCCTTTCACTGGATCACGACAGCAGGGTCAGATGTCTGAATGCAGAGCTTGACCTTGGGAACAGCTCTTTGCTGCACTGCAAGTGTCACCGGCGCATGAAGAGACAGGAGCACTGCTTACGCATTTTCTGGACTGTTCACTCCAGCATGACAGATG GTTATTTCAATTTGGAGACCTCTCCCTATGAGAATCCAGCGAATGAAGAACACTGGAAGACAGATTATAATAAACTGGCAGCTTTGGTATCAG GCTCACAGTTAGCAGGAGATGCAACAAATCCATGTCTGAGAGCAACACACGTCTGTAATCTGAGCAAGAAGTGTTTTCGTCTGCGCACAGACTATGCCTCCATCTGCACCAAGGGAGCAGGAAGTGAGGATGTGTGTGACCGGCGCAAGTGCCACAGAGGGCTAAGGAATTTCTTTGAGAAAGTTCCTGAGGATTTCACCAAAAGGATCCTGTTCTGTCCATGTCAAGATGAATTTTGTGGAGAAAGACGCCGTAAAACTATTGTTCCTGATTGTTCCTTCCAGTATAACACCAAACCAAATTGCCTCTGGCTTTTGGACTCCTGCTTAGAAGACCATATCTGCAA ATCCCGACTGGCTGACTTCCAACAAAATTGTCAACCTGTAGACATATCTCCAGATGGCTGCTCTCTGCACAACCATGCTGCATGCCTGCAGGCTTACATGGGGATGATTG GCACACCCATGACACCCAACTATGTCAGTAACTCCAGTGTGGAGGTCTCCTTGTGGTGTACATGTGAGAACAGCGGCAATCAGAAGGAGAAGTGTGACCAGATACTCAGCATGTTTGAGAGCAACAAATGCCTTG AAAATGCCATTTGGTCTCAAATGCACCAGAAGCAGACAGCTCTAAAAAGACAGGAAGACTTACTTTACTCATCTTCTCTAAGCTTCCAAGGAGACAGTGCCAGCATATCTCTCTCTTCAGCAATGTCCCAG gTGGCTGAAGGGAAGACACAGCGAGACAGCTCCAAAGAGAGCAGTATGCCTATGGCCTCCTCTGTATATTCTGGAGCTGCTACTTCCTGGCCTTCTCTGGCTCTGTTCCTGCCCCTGTTGCTGAGCCCACATTAA